Proteins found in one Candidatus Atribacteria bacterium ADurb.Bin276 genomic segment:
- a CDS encoding 2-ketoisovalerate ferredoxin oxidoreductase subunit delta has protein sequence MTDKRNPVRRNIIKIDEKKCNGCGQCVLACAEGAIQIIDGKARLVKDSYCDGLGACIGECPTGALQIEERIAEPFDESLQPQPPSQPEPLLACGCPGTMAQSLKGSSCQQKKPVNSLPVEERQSLLENWPVQLMLVPTEAPYLKNASLVIAADCVPCAYPAFHEKFLAGKVLLIGCPKLDNADLYEEKLAQIFRQNRIKELDIIYMEVPCCRGLIRTVQNALLQSGAKVPVKMTQISIKGEILKQEELKATSLINNQMCCPSSTFFK, from the coding sequence ATGACGGACAAAAGGAATCCCGTTCGAAGGAACATTATCAAAATAGATGAGAAAAAATGCAATGGATGCGGTCAATGCGTATTAGCTTGTGCTGAAGGAGCCATTCAAATTATTGACGGAAAGGCTCGTTTGGTTAAAGACAGTTATTGCGATGGCTTAGGCGCTTGTATTGGAGAATGTCCAACTGGTGCTCTGCAAATTGAAGAAAGAATCGCCGAACCCTTTGACGAAAGTCTCCAACCCCAACCTCCTTCCCAGCCTGAACCCCTCCTCGCTTGTGGATGTCCTGGAACTATGGCTCAATCATTAAAGGGGAGTTCATGTCAACAAAAAAAACCTGTAAACTCCTTACCTGTTGAGGAACGTCAATCTCTTTTGGAAAACTGGCCGGTACAATTAATGTTGGTTCCAACCGAAGCACCCTATTTAAAAAATGCTAGCTTAGTCATAGCCGCAGATTGTGTTCCTTGTGCTTATCCGGCTTTTCATGAAAAGTTTTTAGCCGGAAAAGTATTATTAATCGGATGTCCAAAACTTGATAATGCAGATCTTTATGAAGAAAAACTGGCTCAGATATTTCGACAGAACAGAATAAAAGAGTTAGATATTATCTACATGGAAGTTCCTTGTTGCCGTGGTTTAATTCGAACTGTTCAAAATGCTCTCCTTCAATCTGGTGCAAAAGTTCCAGTTAAAATGACTCAAATCAGCATTAAGGGAGAAATATTAAAGCAAGAAGAACTAAAGGCCACATCGCTCATAAACAACCAAATGTGCTGTCCTTCATCGACATTTTTTAAATAA
- a CDS encoding Fasciclin domain protein, translated as MTKQRYSPISLIFIAIFLFTHFSFASPLASSRNRRFNPSTQRIEANIVDVLAADGNFTILLQLIDNAGLLISLREINNITIFAPNNDAFKDLSKNTLEALSKPENRPILTAILSYHLVPYRITWRDLPGNKLTLKTLLEGSTMVLMKSKEDPKVLLAINDAPRMSEINAEFSRIAYETNNGNIYTIDSVLIPWKVRWSQLQ; from the coding sequence ATGACCAAACAAAGATATTCTCCAATTTCGTTGATTTTTATCGCGATATTCCTATTCACTCATTTCTCGTTCGCTTCTCCCTTGGCTTCAAGCCGGAATCGAAGATTTAACCCGTCCACTCAAAGGATTGAAGCCAATATAGTTGATGTATTAGCTGCCGATGGTAATTTTACCATTTTACTACAACTCATCGATAATGCGGGCTTATTAATTTCTTTAAGAGAAATTAATAATATAACTATTTTTGCTCCAAATAATGACGCTTTTAAAGATTTATCCAAAAATACCTTAGAGGCTCTCTCTAAACCAGAAAACCGTCCCATCCTCACTGCTATTCTCAGCTATCACTTGGTTCCTTATCGAATCACCTGGCGTGATCTCCCTGGAAACAAACTCACCTTGAAAACACTTTTAGAAGGATCAACCATGGTTTTGATGAAAAGCAAAGAAGACCCTAAGGTTTTATTAGCAATAAATGATGCTCCCAGAATGAGTGAAATTAACGCCGAATTTTCTCGCATTGCTTATGAAACGAATAATGGTAATATCTATACCATTGATTCGGTTCTCATACCCTGGAAAGTCCGCTGGTCCCAACTTCAGTAA
- the rpsA_2 gene encoding 30S ribosomal protein S1, which translates to MSDHIKKIAAELSINEKQVSAVVELLNQDATIPFIARYRKEATGSLDEVAITEIRNRMDRLILLEKRREAIFSAMEERGQLTDEIREKMETAETLTELEDLYLPFRPKRRTRATIAREKGLEPLAEILFKQEEEDPTVLAEGFLDQEKGVTTVEEALKGAQDIMAEWMNEDQEARKALRELFLTQGIIRSRVIKGKETERVKYQDYFNWKEPVKSIPSHRLLAIRRGEKEMILSLRILPPEDIALSLLESFFVKGTNFSSLIVKEASQDCYKRLTAPSLENDVRLISKERADRVAIEVFSENLRQLLLFPPLGQKRVLAIDPGFRTGCKIVCLDNQGNLLQHDTIYPHPPQEDIESASKLVLKRCHEFNIECIAVGNGTAGRETEAFLRSLEGLSKIPIIMVNESGASVYSASEVARKEFPNQDVTVRGAVSIGRRLMDPLAELVKIDPKSIGVGQYQHDVDQAELKKSLDDVVISCVNSVGVEVNTASKELLSYVSGLGPQLAQAIVDYRSQNGPFRSRDVLKKVPRLGPKAFEQSAGFLRIRDGENPLDASAVHPESYPIIEQIANDLEISIIELIGKNDLAEKINLNHYLNDRVGLPTLQDILTELSKPGRDPRQQFEFFQFAPGVNSIEDLQIGMKLPGVITNITAFGAFVDIGVHQDGLVHISQLSRKYIKNPAEVVKVHQKVIVIVIGVDLERKRINLSMKEPD; encoded by the coding sequence TTGAGCGATCACATCAAGAAAATAGCCGCAGAACTGAGTATAAATGAAAAACAAGTAAGCGCGGTTGTTGAGCTTCTCAATCAAGACGCCACCATTCCCTTTATTGCTCGTTATCGGAAAGAGGCAACTGGAAGCTTAGACGAAGTAGCAATAACTGAAATAAGAAACCGAATGGACCGCCTTATATTATTGGAGAAAAGAAGAGAAGCGATCTTCAGTGCCATGGAAGAAAGAGGCCAGCTAACCGACGAGATTCGCGAAAAAATGGAAACAGCTGAAACCCTAACCGAGTTAGAAGACCTCTATTTACCCTTTCGACCAAAACGGCGAACCCGAGCGACCATAGCCCGGGAAAAAGGCCTGGAACCTTTAGCTGAAATCCTCTTTAAACAGGAAGAAGAAGATCCCACCGTTTTAGCCGAAGGCTTCCTGGATCAGGAAAAAGGTGTAACAACAGTCGAAGAAGCATTGAAAGGTGCGCAAGATATTATGGCGGAGTGGATGAATGAAGATCAAGAAGCACGGAAAGCTCTCCGAGAATTATTCCTGACTCAAGGGATTATACGTTCCCGGGTAATAAAAGGAAAAGAAACCGAAAGAGTAAAATACCAAGATTATTTTAATTGGAAAGAACCGGTTAAAAGCATACCATCTCATCGGCTTTTAGCGATTCGAAGAGGCGAAAAAGAGATGATTTTATCTCTTCGGATACTCCCCCCGGAAGACATTGCTTTATCGCTCTTGGAATCCTTTTTTGTCAAAGGAACCAATTTTTCTTCGTTGATTGTAAAGGAAGCCAGCCAGGATTGTTATAAAAGGTTGACGGCTCCATCATTAGAAAATGATGTCCGGTTAATCAGCAAAGAAAGAGCTGACCGAGTAGCTATTGAAGTCTTTTCCGAAAACCTTCGTCAATTGTTATTATTTCCACCGCTGGGGCAAAAAAGAGTATTGGCCATCGATCCTGGGTTTCGAACCGGTTGTAAGATAGTTTGTCTCGATAACCAGGGGAATTTATTGCAACATGATACCATCTATCCCCATCCTCCTCAGGAAGACATTGAGTCTGCCAGTAAGCTGGTTTTAAAGAGGTGCCATGAATTTAATATCGAGTGTATCGCGGTTGGGAATGGAACAGCGGGGAGAGAGACCGAAGCTTTTCTGCGCAGCTTAGAAGGATTATCAAAAATTCCCATAATTATGGTCAACGAAAGTGGCGCCTCGGTATATTCTGCATCTGAAGTAGCTCGAAAGGAATTTCCTAACCAGGATGTCACGGTAAGAGGAGCAGTGTCAATTGGTAGAAGATTAATGGATCCTTTAGCTGAACTAGTTAAAATTGATCCAAAATCAATTGGCGTGGGACAATACCAACATGATGTCGATCAAGCTGAACTCAAAAAATCTTTAGATGATGTTGTTATAAGTTGTGTGAATAGTGTTGGGGTGGAAGTGAATACCGCCAGCAAAGAGCTGTTGAGTTATGTTTCTGGGCTTGGTCCCCAATTAGCCCAGGCGATAGTTGATTACCGAAGCCAAAACGGTCCTTTTCGTTCGCGAGATGTTTTAAAAAAGGTTCCTCGCTTGGGTCCTAAGGCATTTGAGCAATCAGCAGGATTCTTGCGAATTCGAGATGGAGAAAACCCCCTTGATGCCAGCGCTGTTCACCCTGAGAGTTATCCTATTATTGAGCAAATAGCTAATGATTTAGAGATTTCTATCATTGAGTTGATCGGAAAAAACGATCTCGCTGAGAAAATTAATCTCAACCACTACCTAAATGATAGAGTAGGACTTCCAACTTTACAGGATATACTAACTGAGCTTTCTAAACCAGGACGGGATCCACGGCAACAATTTGAGTTCTTTCAATTCGCTCCTGGTGTAAATTCGATCGAAGACCTTCAAATTGGAATGAAACTTCCCGGCGTGATAACTAAC